One segment of Deinococcus sp. Leaf326 DNA contains the following:
- a CDS encoding NUDIX domain-containing protein, translating to MTDIRLPLGGLKFSVRVAVLCVRAGQLLVNAQHHQHFAFVPGGALMTGEDVYACAAREWREETGTPPGPLRLVGIVENFFGPPDARQHEIGFYFHMEAPPELPGASFTVLDNAEVFTEWVALDRVAARPVYPLVVADLLDVAPGEIRHIVNREG from the coding sequence GTGACCGATATCCGTCTGCCCCTGGGGGGCCTGAAATTCAGCGTACGGGTGGCCGTGCTGTGTGTGCGTGCCGGTCAGCTGCTCGTGAACGCCCAGCACCATCAGCATTTCGCCTTTGTTCCCGGCGGGGCCCTGATGACCGGTGAGGACGTGTACGCCTGCGCCGCGCGCGAGTGGCGGGAGGAGACCGGCACGCCGCCAGGGCCGCTGCGGCTGGTGGGCATTGTCGAGAACTTCTTCGGGCCGCCGGACGCGCGCCAGCACGAGATCGGTTTCTATTTTCATATGGAGGCTCCGCCCGAGCTGCCGGGCGCCTCCTTCACCGTGCTGGACAACGCCGAGGTCTTCACCGAGTGGGTGGCGCTGGACAGGGTCGCCGCGCGGCCGGTCTATCCGCTCGTGGTGGCCGATCTGCTGGACGTGGCACCCGGCGAGATCCGCCACATCGTCAACCGGGAGGGGTGA
- a CDS encoding glycerol-3-phosphate acyltransferase — MLFLSALLLLVAFLVGSLPLGHWLLQRAGVSTRLNNAHNLGVENVLRRVGPGLALSSAALDAAKGFVALLMAASLGRPELTVLAALAAYLGHLNPPRALYGRTPPRGRGNLVLLGLLAGLTVTGALPFWATLLPVLLYAAVAGYWGYVGAATVAGLAGLALAGAALPLGPEAKLALLGLLAAAAWRFKENLGRMLDGTEPRVGEDVPLAGKRNDVVVAAFMIHPMTLKDFWQTRRFAWMRPLVERGVLSEKTVRQFADEVRPMKVGELRGIRTAQGQEIRCYLISSPLLPDRFRDAPELATRRAIEGARLAQELGASVFGLGAFWSVVGNKGVDVQAAVPDITVTNGGAYTSGTIKAAIPGILTHFAETGRDLKAATAGIVGANGVVAFGIARTIAPQVGRLIMIGRDPEKLERSANTLRRANQTTEIITTTSYDTLKDADLIFTATSDPNPVVFPQHVKPGAWIFDEGRPADVDESVARIPGVRVIPGGVVRPPGSMTSNIDLQFGEGAVPACLAETLIIASTGDYARKSLGGQTLSENINFFVDEAQNLGFTVVD; from the coding sequence ATGCTGTTTCTGTCGGCCCTGCTGCTGCTCGTCGCGTTTCTGGTCGGGAGCCTGCCACTGGGGCACTGGCTGTTGCAGCGGGCCGGGGTCAGCACCCGCCTGAACAACGCGCACAACCTCGGCGTCGAAAACGTGTTGCGCCGTGTAGGCCCAGGGCTGGCCCTGAGCAGCGCGGCGCTCGACGCGGCTAAGGGTTTTGTCGCCCTGCTCATGGCCGCGAGCCTGGGCCGCCCCGAACTGACTGTGCTGGCCGCCCTGGCCGCCTATCTGGGCCACCTCAACCCGCCGCGCGCGCTGTACGGCCGCACGCCGCCGCGTGGGCGCGGGAACCTCGTGCTGCTGGGCCTGCTCGCCGGGCTGACGGTCACGGGCGCCCTGCCCTTCTGGGCGACGCTGCTGCCGGTGCTGCTGTACGCGGCGGTGGCCGGCTACTGGGGCTATGTCGGCGCGGCGACCGTGGCCGGGCTGGCCGGACTGGCGCTGGCAGGCGCGGCCCTGCCGCTGGGACCGGAGGCCAAACTGGCGCTGCTGGGCCTGCTCGCGGCCGCCGCATGGCGCTTCAAGGAAAATCTGGGCCGGATGCTCGACGGCACCGAGCCGCGCGTGGGTGAGGACGTGCCGCTGGCCGGCAAACGCAACGACGTGGTGGTGGCCGCCTTCATGATCCATCCCATGACCCTCAAGGACTTCTGGCAGACCCGGCGCTTCGCGTGGATGCGCCCCCTCGTCGAGCGCGGCGTCCTGAGCGAGAAGACCGTACGCCAGTTCGCCGACGAGGTGCGGCCCATGAAGGTAGGCGAGCTGCGCGGCATCCGCACGGCGCAGGGCCAGGAAATCCGCTGCTACCTGATTTCCAGCCCGCTGCTGCCCGACCGCTTCCGCGACGCGCCCGAGCTGGCGACCCGCCGGGCCATCGAGGGCGCGCGGCTGGCGCAGGAGCTCGGGGCGTCGGTGTTCGGACTGGGCGCTTTCTGGAGCGTGGTGGGCAACAAGGGGGTGGACGTACAGGCCGCGGTACCGGACATCACCGTCACCAACGGCGGCGCCTACACCTCGGGCACCATCAAGGCTGCCATTCCAGGCATCCTGACGCACTTCGCCGAGACCGGACGCGACCTGAAGGCCGCCACGGCGGGCATCGTGGGGGCCAACGGCGTGGTCGCCTTCGGGATCGCGCGCACCATCGCGCCGCAGGTCGGGCGCCTCATCATGATCGGGCGCGATCCCGAGAAGCTCGAGCGCAGCGCGAACACCCTGCGCCGCGCGAACCAGACCACCGAGATCATCACGACCACGAGTTACGACACCCTGAAGGACGCCGACCTGATCTTCACGGCCACGAGCGACCCCAATCCGGTCGTCTTTCCGCAGCACGTCAAACCCGGCGCGTGGATCTTCGACGAGGGCCGGCCCGCCGACGTGGACGAGAGCGTGGCGCGGATCCCCGGCGTGCGCGTGATTCCCGGCGGCGTGGTGCGCCCGCCCGGCAGCATGACGAGCAACATCGACCTGCAGTTCGGGGAGGGCGCCGTGCCCGCCTGTCTGGCCGAGACCCTGATCATCGCCTCGACCGGCGACTACGCCCGCAAGAGCCTGGGCGGGCAGACCTTGAGCGAGAACATCAATTTCTTCGTGGACGAAGCGCAGAACCTGGGATTCACGGTGGTCGACTGA